The following coding sequences lie in one Epinephelus lanceolatus isolate andai-2023 chromosome 24, ASM4190304v1, whole genome shotgun sequence genomic window:
- the alg11 gene encoding GDP-Man:Man(3)GlcNAc(2)-PP-Dol alpha-1,2-mannosyltransferase, producing MSGHDQLVLCLCELTRLLWKLLLPLLFLCVLLIAVLVLLVLAVRFWLQSSRNARRARDGRPAVAFFHPYCNAGGGGERVLWCAIRALQNRYVDINFVVYTGDLGVTGQQILEGARRRFNIVLPRPVHFVYLRHRLLVEPGLFPHFTLLGQSVGSVFLGWEALTEFVPDLYIDSMGYAFTLPLFRYLGGCSVGSYVHYPTISTDMLSVVRERNPRFNNPDYVSNSLFLSAFKVVYYCLFALLYGMAGSCSDLIMVNSSWTLDHILSLWRAPNRTCVVYPPCDVSAFLDIPLEEDGDRKCHSIVSIGQFRPEKDHRLQIRAFKKVVDRRRAGEALKLVLIGGCRNQEDEDRVLMLRGLCQELGVADRVEFKLNIPFDELKRDMGDATIGLHTMWNEHFGIGVVECMAAGKVILAHKSGGPKLDIVVPFEGNQTGFLADDEDSYAEAIEKILALPPASRMDIRRNARQSVARFSDQEFEASFLAAVEPLMGTLER from the exons ATGTCGGGCCACGACCAGTTGGTCCTTTGCCTGTGTGAATTAACAAG GTTGCTGTGGAAgttgctgctgcccctgctgtTCCTGTGCGTACTTCTGATCGCTGTCCTGGTCCTGCTGGTGCTGGCTGTGCGCTTCTGGCTTCAGAGCAGCAGGAATGCTCGGCGGGCAAGGGACGGCCGTCCCGCGGTGGCCTTCTTCCACCCCTACTGCAACGCTGGTGGTGGGGGAGAGAGAGTGCTCTGGTGTGCTATCAGGGCGCTGCAGAACAG GTACGTGGACATCAACTTTGTGGTGTACACGGGGGACCTGGGTGTTACGGGTCAGCAGATCCTGGAGGGGGCACGACGCCGCTTTAACATCGTGCTCCCCCGCCCGGTTCACTTTGTGTACCTGAGGCACCGGCTGCTCGTGGAGCCCGGTTTGTTTCCTCATTTCACCCTGCTGGGACAGAGCGTGGGCTCCGTCTTCCTGGGTTGGGAGGCGCTGACGGAGTTCGTCCCGGACCTTTACATCGACTCCATGGGCTACGCCTTCACACTGCCTCTGTTCCGCTACTTGGGGGGCTGCAGCGTGGGGAGCTACGTTCACTACCCAACCATCAGCACTGACATGCTGTCTGTAGTGAGAGAGAGGAACCCCAG GTTCAACAACCCAGACTACGTCTCCAACAGTCTGTTCCTGAGTGCCTTCAAGGTGGTCTACTACTGCCTGTTCGCCCTGCTCTATGGCATGGCCGGCTCCTGCAGCGACCTCATTATGGTCAACTCCTCCTGGACCCTCGATCACATCCTGTCGCTGTGGCGCGCCCCCAACCGCACCTGTGTGGTCTACCCGCCCTGCGACGTCAGCGCGTTCTTGGACATCCCTCTGGAGGAGGACGGGGACAGGAAGTGCCACTCGATCGTTTCCATCGGGCAGTTCAGGCCGGAGAAGGACCACCGGCTGCAGATCAGAGCCTTCAAGAAGGTGGTGGACAGGAGGAGGGCGGGGGAGGCGCTGAAGCTGGTTCTGATCGGTGGATGCAGGAACCAGGAGGATGAGGATAGGGTGCTCATGTTGAGGGGGCTGTGCCAGGAGCTGGGTGTGGCCGACAGGGTGGAGTTTAAACTGAACATACCCTTTGACGAGCTGAAGAGAGACATGGGAGACGCCACCATCGGGCTGCATACCATGTGGAATGAACACTTTGGAATAG GTGTGGTGGAGTGTATGGCAGCAGGGAAGGTCATTCTGGCACACAAGTCCGGCGGTCCCAAGCTGGACATTGTGGTACCTTTCGAGGGAAACCAGACGGGCTTCCTGGCTGATGATGAGGACAGTTATGCGGAGGCCATAGAGAAGATCCTGGCGCTGCCGCCCGCCAGCCGGATGGACATCAGACGCAATGCACGTCAGTCCGTGGCTCGCTTTTCAGATCAGGAGTTTGAGGCCAGCTTCCTCGCTGCTGTGGAGCCTCTGATGGGAACACTTGAACGATGA
- the spp2 gene encoding secreted phosphoprotein 24 isoform X2 yields the protein MIHFGFVVLDKMKSYVLLLALLQALGCSGVPVYNSELESMANRGLGAALTEVNSVYAVSHLYRVTRGSVSRVIPVGLNTADLMMVFGIKETECAKASRSDPQTCAFRPGFFVPTLSCSSRVRMTATTTQVLSLRCGRDASSSSSESSEEFSRGRQHFNIPFVNRDPAPAPPPTSPPVQRGFSLQMAEERQRGDTFTNFLV from the exons ATGATACATTTTGGCTTCGTGGTGCTAGACAAGATGAAGTCCTACGTGCTTCTCTTGGCCCTGCTGCAGGCTCTGGGATGCTCAG GAGTCCCAGTGTACAACTCTGAGCTGGAGTCAATGGCGAACAGGGGTCTTGGTGCAGCTCTGACTGAGGTCAACTCTGTGTACGCTGTCAGCCATCTTTACCGGGTGACTCGGGGCTCTGTCTCTAGG GTTATTCCTGTTGGCCTGAACACcgctgacctgatgatggtcTTTGGCATCAAAGAGACAGAGTGCGCGAAGGCATCCAGAAGTGACCCCCAGACATGTGCCTTCAGACCTGGCTTCTTTGTG CCGACCTTGTCCTGCTCCAGTCGGGTCCGAATGACAGCCACAACAACCCAGGTGCTGTCTCTCAGATGTGGCCGTGACGCTTCGAGCTCCAGCTCAGAGTCCAGTGAGGAG TTCTCAAGAGGGAGACAGCACTTCAACATCCCATTTGTAAATAGAG ACCCTGCTCCTGCACCACCTCCAACATCTCCACCCGTCCAGCGTGGCTTCTCCCTCCAGATGGCGGAGGAGCGGCAAAGAGGAGACACTTTCACCAACTTCCTGGTGTGA
- the spp2 gene encoding secreted phosphoprotein 24 isoform X1 has translation MIHFGFVVLDKMKSYVLLLALLQALGCSGVPVYNSELESMANRGLGAALTEVNSVYAVSHLYRVTRGSVSRVIPVGLNTADLMMVFGIKETECAKASRSDPQTCAFRPGFFVPTLSCSSRVRMTATTTQVLSLRCGRDASSSSSESSEEKFSRGRQHFNIPFVNRDPAPAPPPTSPPVQRGFSLQMAEERQRGDTFTNFLV, from the exons ATGATACATTTTGGCTTCGTGGTGCTAGACAAGATGAAGTCCTACGTGCTTCTCTTGGCCCTGCTGCAGGCTCTGGGATGCTCAG GAGTCCCAGTGTACAACTCTGAGCTGGAGTCAATGGCGAACAGGGGTCTTGGTGCAGCTCTGACTGAGGTCAACTCTGTGTACGCTGTCAGCCATCTTTACCGGGTGACTCGGGGCTCTGTCTCTAGG GTTATTCCTGTTGGCCTGAACACcgctgacctgatgatggtcTTTGGCATCAAAGAGACAGAGTGCGCGAAGGCATCCAGAAGTGACCCCCAGACATGTGCCTTCAGACCTGGCTTCTTTGTG CCGACCTTGTCCTGCTCCAGTCGGGTCCGAATGACAGCCACAACAACCCAGGTGCTGTCTCTCAGATGTGGCCGTGACGCTTCGAGCTCCAGCTCAGAGTCCAGTGAGGAG AAGTTCTCAAGAGGGAGACAGCACTTCAACATCCCATTTGTAAATAGAG ACCCTGCTCCTGCACCACCTCCAACATCTCCACCCGTCCAGCGTGGCTTCTCCCTCCAGATGGCGGAGGAGCGGCAAAGAGGAGACACTTTCACCAACTTCCTGGTGTGA